The Megalobrama amblycephala isolate DHTTF-2021 linkage group LG1, ASM1881202v1, whole genome shotgun sequence genome segment TAGTCTCTGAACCTCATTTTCTCATGAACGTGACCAAACCCAAACATCATGTCACAGTAAGAATGATCAGCCTGTTTGAAAGCGTTCAGGCCTCTGCCGTGCTGTTTACCACGTTTACCTTGTTAAGCATGTTATGTGCAGAACACATCATGCTTTTCTGTAACGTCAGGTCCCGTTTGGTCACATCCAATTACCCACAACCCCCCTCGTCTCCTCACTCGCTGCAGGACAATCTAAAGCTCTAAACCGGATTATTCTGCTCAAGCCCGTCGGCTTCGCTGGTTCCAGATCCGTCTTCATGACGCTGTTGAAGCAGACACCAGAGAAACGGACCGAGAGCCCAAAACCTTTTGTCTTTATTAATCAACTAAATAAATCTGCAGTGACATAAACGAGTCTGTCCTTCTCTTTCAGTCGTTTACTGTCCCAACATTCACAATGAAGAGAGGAATGGTGGGATGATCCGTGTGTCAAAACAACAGATCGTGATCACCGTCTCTTGAGCTTTATTTTTAGGTAAAGCCAACAAGAACTTCACAAGACTTGTAGAGAAACTCCAACTAACCAACTAACTAACCAATAAATAACTAACTAACTCACTGACTAACTGACTTCGCTCAGTGATATGAATTGAAGATACAGTAATGGCATGATTTAATGACGATTTCGTCCTCAAGTGCTGAAACACTAAAACCTCTTTCTTAGTCCAAATCCATCTCTTGAAACACAGACTCTCAAAACTATCAACACTTGTTTAACACAGAtttgttgatgtttttcttCATGTCCCACTTTAGTCATGTTTTCATAGCTCAGCCTAACAGTTCTGGTTTAGtcaaattttattatataatacaaCTTTAACAGAACCGTAGTTGATCCAAAGTGCTTTATAGTAAATCTGAATTTAAAATAGAAGAGGATGAGGAAAAAATGGAGATAAAAAACAAGTATCAAAATCAAgcaaattgtatatatatatatatatatatatatatatacatagaaaAGCAACTATTCAAAAACACATACACAGCATCACTCGAACGCTAAAAATAAGTCTTTAAACAGGATTTAAAAGCGTCCAGTGATGGAGAGGCCCTGATGCTCAAAGGTAGGGAAATCACCTTTTGATTCACAAGAACGAATTCTTGCGATCATGATCATGTGATCAGTTACTTTTATCTGTGAATTCGTTCTTGTGAATCAAAAGGTGATTTCCCTACCTTTGAGCATCAGGGCCTCTCCATCACTGGACGCTTTTAAATCCTGTTTAAAGACTTATTTTTAGCGTTCGAGTGATGCTGTGTATGTGTTTTTGAATAGTTGCTtttctatgtatatatatatatatatatatacaatttgcTTGATTTTGATACTTGTTTTTTATCTCCATTTTTTCCTCATCCTCTTCTATTTTAAATTCAGATTTAAAATAGAAGAGGACCTAACAGCTGTGTTCTGCATTTATACCATccaagcgcacacacacacacacacacacacacacacacacacacacacacacacacacacacacacacacacacacacacacacacacacagcatcgagcagtgaacacacacacacacacacacacacacacacccggagcagtgggcagacAACGTCTGCTGTGGCGCCCGGGGAGCAGTTTGTGTTTGGGTTtcacctcagtcgtggtattgagGGTGGAAGAGAGCGCTGTACATTCGCTCCCTccaacctttgggttacaaaCCCGACTCTGTAACCATTAGGCCATAACTGCCCCTGGTTTGGTCTAGTTTTGGTTTCTGGCAGGTCTAATTGATTTATATCCATAATCTCAATCTCTTCTGAAATGTACAACTTGTGAAATACAATGTGTGAATCAATGTAGACAGAAAGAGTGCTGCTGTCACAAACTCAAATTATAGACATCCGTTCACATTTTCTACATGCATTCAGTTTAACTGAAAcgtaaaaagaaacattttattctacagtaattacattatatatataaaatgggcTGACGATTAAACAACTCTGTAATTTTCAACTACAGTAGAAGTCAGAGAGGCAaatcattgaaattaaaatcaTACTCTATATTTCTTAACATCATCCCTGAAATGACTGCAATATTAAATCTGTATTGATTCTTTGATAAACGGCTATTTTTCACCCAAGACAACCGATCATTTCTAGTTTTGGTCTCAGGCAGGTCTGGTTTAGTCTGGTTTGATCTGGTTTTGATGTCTGGCAGGTCTGGTttaggtcaagtcaagtcaagtcacctttatttatatagcactttttacaatgcagattgtgtcaaagcagctttacattgataactggtacattatttttgctgcacagcagctcttaaagaatagtgtcaatgcaggcagatcaaagcactgttgaataaatgtcaagaatactgttgaatatcaaatgtcaagtcaaatgtcaagtgtccccaactaagcaagccaaaggcgacagcggcaaggaacccaaactccaacaggtgacatcaagtgtcaaataggtgttaaaatggagaaaaaaaccttgggagaaaccaggcttagtcagggggccagttctcctctggcgaacagtgctttgttacaatcaggttgctatcataaatctgataggatcacaacattcaaagtatttatttcagttccatccagttgaggatcgtattcatcacgccggtatggacggtctgttgaggaactgtggcactggctgtcgtgtcgatgaggccttcacaatggatgatctagtcgatctctgctgatacttcagggctgcgttgtggtcgtgtcaaggcgcaggtccttggtctcagctggatacggcccggatccggttgactacggtaaacctcgggataaacagaaagactaatattagcgtagatgccattctttttctgatgtaacgagtacatctggtgttatgggaagtgttcccggttccggctgacctaatttatgcagcctaataatcctttaatggatttgaaaatataaattgataatgtgttatgtgtatgccaggttaaagagatgcgtttttagtctagatttaaactgacagagtgtgtctgcttcccgaacaatgctaggaagattgttccagagtttgggtgccaaataggagaaggatctaccgcctgcggttgattttgatattctaggtattatcagctggcctgaattctgagatcgcaataaacgtgaaggattataatgcattaagagctcgctcaggtactggggagctaaaccatttagagctttgtaagtaattaacaagattttaaaatctatacaatgtttaacagaagccaatgcagtgatgacagaactgggctaatatggtcatacttcctagttctagtaagaactctagctgctgcattttgtacaagctgtagtttatttatcaagcgggaggaacaaccacccagtagagcgttatagtaatctagccttgaggtcatgaacgcatgaactaactgttctgtatttttcattgagagcatatgtcgtagtttagatatatttttaagatggaagaaagcggttttgcagatgctagtaacatggccttcaaatgaaagattggtatcaaagagcacacccaggttcctaactgacgacgaagacttaacagagcagccatcaagtgttagacagtattctagattattaCGTGAAtaagttttcggtccaaaaattagaatctctgtttttttctgaatttagtagtaggaaattactggtcatccagttttttatatcagctatacattctgttaatttagcgaattggtaagtttcgtcagggcgtgaagaaatatagagtaATCATCAGCGTAataatgaaaactaacgccatgcttcctaatgatatctcccaagggtagcatgtacaggtCTGGTTTAGTATGTTTCATGGTTTAGTATGTTTTAGGTCTCTGGCAGGTCCGGTTTTGGTCTCTGGCAGGTCTAATTTAGTCTGGTTTGATCTGGTTTAGGTCTCTGTCAGGTCTGGTTTTGGTGTCTGGCAGGTCTGGTTTAGTCTGGTTTTGGTGTCTGCCAGGTCTGGTttagtctgtgtgtgtttgtagttaCAGTACAGTGCGTCACCCGTCTCTGTTAAAGCTCAGAGATTGTTTGGCATTGGTTTAGAGCAGATTAGCCCAGATTATTAACCCAGATGATGAGCCGCATCTTCAGACGACGTGTTTCTCTCTGAAACCGATGAAAGCTCCTCACAGTCACATATTATGTAACACACATCATGACCGTCTGCACTGCATGATGATTTCACAGTGACTGGAGCTCTACTGCATTAAATCATCTGTCATACAGAGTAAGAAGTGCAAATGCTGTAAATcgcaaattatatatatatatatatatatatatatatatatatacatatatataatggGCTGACAATTAAACTTAGTAAATAATACTTTATATTTCTTAATATCATCCCTGAAATGACTGCAATATTAAATCTGTATTGATTCTGTGATAAAAAGCTATTTTTCACCCAAGACAACCATTCATTTCTTCATTGATGCTTTATGAGAATTATCATGTTTAAAACTATCTAAATCTCTTATTTACTTTTGAATGTCCAGACATGTTATTTGTCCATTTTCATGAGTTTGTGTGCGTGAAGTGAACTGCTGCATCTTCTCACATGTTCGAGAAACGAGCCCATAACCCGGAGATTAAAGTGTCATGaccgcacacacacacctacctGATGAAGAAGTCTAAAGAGCATTAAGTCCATTAGTGTTTCCCTATCAGGAGACGGCCAACGGAGGGTGGAGCTGCTCTCTGACCTTCAGTGAGACTATAAGAGAGCGGAGGGACAGACAGCCctcactccacacacacacagacggagagagagacacacacacacgccgcTCACGGACAGCAGACGCAGGTAGAGACACTTCATTCCTAACTCTAAAGAATAACTCAGACCTCTGTTCTGATGTACTACCTCTGTGTATTTGATTTCTGTATTATTAAGGTTGGTTTATTAAGGTTTCTATTCCACACTCTGTTGCTTAAAGGCGAAAAACTGACATGCTGTATTGTATGAAATATTCCTGATCATGACAGAACGACAGAGAGACAAGTGTCTCATGTGTTATCTATGATCAGTCAGATGAAGGAAATCTCATAAGTCTGTTATGTTAATGAGATTAATGGTATTAACAAGGCAACATGAAAAACAGAGTCTGATGTGGATTATTGAGATGATAATCTGATGGAGCTCACGATCATCCTGAAGGCctttattttgtgattatgaCTGGCTGTATGTATGTTATCCCACTCGTGTACGATCAGTCCTTTATTATGTGAGAAGAAACATGCTCGGCTGCGATCAGTCCGAGAGGACGAGTGATAATGGAAGGAGAGAAGTCTCTGGATGGAGAGGAAGGCAGTGATCCTTTAACCCTGGATGAGTGTGAGCGGCAGGGTttccaggttttcacaacaaaacctgcccaattgctactcaaaactagcccaatcgcatttCAGGAAGGGTCCCACAGTAAAAACTGCGCTCCGGGGGGTAAAATCCACGTTTTTTGCGGGGCTgccctggtaaaatttgcatccctgaggctaaatatcatgttatttggggtcgcttcagcCTGCGGGTGTAAAAAATGCCCAATTCTGCTGGACAACCGCAGACTTGTCAACACTGTGACTGGGATCATGAGTGTGGCTCTGTGTTTCAGACATGAACTCCGCTCCTCCAGCAGGAAGCGCTCTGGCCACGCCCGCCGGCACCACCGGCCCCACCACACCCAAGAAAGGGCCGCCCAAGTTCAAGCAGAGACAGACACGTACCTTCAAGAGCAAGGCCCCCAAACCCGGGCAGAAAgggtacaaacacacactcacacacacacacacacacacagaagtgGAGAGTCACTGACCGCTCTCGCTCCCTCTCGTCCGCAGGTTCGGCGATGATATTCCTGGTATGGAGGGTCTCGGCACAGGTGAGTCACAGTATATGAACAGTAAAGAGTATATGATGTTTTTCTCTGTCCTGTTAACGCCTGCGTCTTGTCCCGTGACAGATATCACCGTTGTGTGCCCATGGGAGGCGTTCGGAGACATGGAGCTCAGCGATCTGGCCAAATACGGCATTATCTAAACCCCGCCTCCTCCACATCACCGCCTTTGGCTCTGCCCCTTCTCGCCCTTTTGTTTGATGTTGTCGTGTGGTTATGACGTGTGATGGTAAAGGACTGATTCAACACAAGGACTTTGTCATTATTGATATGATTgctattattatgattattattattatataatattttatgttttgtatatGTTGCGATAAAACGACAACCTATCCCCTCCCCCACACCCATGCTGTCAATCAACACCCCTAGCCGTGACTCCGCCCTCACAGATGACAGAAGGCAACAGCGACGACATCACTTCCTCTCATAGAGCCCGTCccataaacacatttatattaCTAAATGTGTCACTTGTGATTGCTGGAGTAGAAATCCAATTAAAGTTTCTATTTTCAGTAAGTCTGTTGAATTCATTGCAGCAGAATAAAAGCAGATGATGAATATGATCATGAAAACACACTCATGTGATTAGCGTATCTGCATGAGTGATTGTGATGAACGGTGTGTGTCAGGAAGAGTAGAAACTCC includes the following:
- the pde6hb gene encoding retinal cone rhodopsin-sensitive cGMP 3',5'-cyclic phosphodiesterase subunit gamma, translating into MNSAPPAGSALATPAGTTGPTTPKKGPPKFKQRQTRTFKSKAPKPGQKGFGDDIPGMEGLGTDITVVCPWEAFGDMELSDLAKYGII